From a single Eubalaena glacialis isolate mEubGla1 chromosome 15, mEubGla1.1.hap2.+ XY, whole genome shotgun sequence genomic region:
- the ISCU gene encoding iron-sulfur cluster assembly enzyme ISCU, whose amino-acid sequence MAAAGAGRLRRAASALLLRAPRLPVRELSAPARLYHKKVVDHYENPRNVGSLDKTSKNVGTGLVGAPACGDVMKLQIQVDEKGKIVDARFKTFGCGSAIASSSLATEWVKGKTVEEALTIKNTDIAKELCLPPVKLHCSMLAEDAIKAALADYKLKQEPKKGEVEKK is encoded by the exons ATGGCGGCGGCTGGAGCAGGCCGTCTGAGGCGGGCGGCTTCGGCACTGCTGCTCCGGGCCCCGCGTCTGCCGGTCCGGGAGCTCTCAGCTCCGGCTCGGCTCTATCACAAGAAG GTTGTTGATCATTATGAAAATCCCCGAAACGTGGGGTCCCTTGATAAGACATCTAAAAATGTTGGAACCGGACTGGTGGGAGCTCCGGCGTGTGGTGATGTCATGAAATTACAG ATTCAAGTGGATGAAAAGGGGAAGATCGTGGACGCCAGGTTTAAAACATTTGGCTGTGGTTCTGCGATTGCCTCCAGCTCGCTAGCCACCGAATGGGTAAAGGGGAAGACG GTGGAGGAAGCCTTGACCATCAAAAACACGGACATCGCCAAGGAGCTGTGCCTCCCGCCTGTGAAACTGCACTGCTCCA TGCTGGCCGAAGATGCCATCAAGGCCGCCCTGGCTGATTACAAACTGAAACAAGAACCCAAGAAAGGAGAGgtggaaaagaaatga